The following nucleotide sequence is from Tribolium castaneum strain GA2 chromosome 5, icTriCast1.1, whole genome shotgun sequence.
ttttaaaaattgtcaactaTCAAAATTCAATGCCAGTATGATTTATTCAACATGGTTATTAAAAAACGGccaaaacttagttttttcaaatgaaacgaCGCTATTTTCTTAACAACATCGACATTTAAAGTGACTTTTATCAGCACATCCTATATCTATCAAGGAGCCTtgtaaaatggtcaacaattctTCAATataaacttcaatattttatttagtttacaGCTGCTTTATTGTCGAATAAccagtaaaacaataatatttaattatggttcCTTATAACTATACTGAATTATATTCTAtgtcagttcatagtagaattttgcaatagcgcatttgaatttttgtttctgtataagaaaagaaaaaacaccAGAACATCTCATTTTGTGCTTCATTTCAgtctaaaaaatgcaaatgcgttgttgcaaaattctacatGAACTGACATGGGATATGTGTAAAGTAGCTTAGTCAATGTACCATCGAATTTTCAACTTatcgaaattttataattaatggCATAACTTTATcctatttttcgaaagtttactcaattaaaaatgaaaataatgacttaaaattccatttgttgcgattatttcaaaaactgtagaTGGATATAGGTGTTGATAAAAATCCATGTTTTTTTGACTGCTATTGAAAAAACAGGGACGTCCTATTCAtagattagtttttttttctatattctatagaaaaagaataattgaagttaaaaaagttaataaaaaaattgaaattgaataattaaaaatacatagtACGGATTGCAAAATGATTAGAAACGGATGATCGAGGTTCTACTGTAGTTTATGGCAAAAATTGTGATAGTTACGTGAAACGCTTTGCACGATTTATTGACGTTAAAATTTTCTCTGTAAGCTTTCTAGCTTCAATTATTGACATTTTACAATGAAGTATTTTTGTTATGGTTGATTGTCGCccaatcaataaaataaaaagagtgCAAACACAGTaatgtttcaaattattgatttaGTTTCCCGCCGTGTAATTATTTATCCttgaaatttcaaaacttaactagaaacagtaaaaattactatttgttTGTACTAATTTGCTTTGGTTGATTGTTTAATGAGATTATGATTACATAACAGTACCGTGGTTATTCATACGGAAATAATGAATTTATCAGATCATTGCTGTATTAACTGCGTattgaatttatatttaagGCGTAATTACTCGAGTATTTAATTgccgaaaaattgaaaaattaaataaaaaacttgaacTTTATTGACCTTTCTCGTTGACCATGTTGATGGCgcatttcaaaatcaaagtaGATTATttgtgttgcaaaaataatgaaattgggTGACAAAACagccaaataattaaatgcaaacatcatcattttaaattagaaatgaGTTCTCTAAATAAGATGCgctttgctatttaaaattttattactctTAATCAGCAAGGTCTGTTGaagtccaattttttaattttattatagaaGTGACAAACATGAGGAAAAATTTCATGTTGTTTTAGTTTCggtatcaaaaatatttcacaagATTTGCAATTAGCAACAAgtgttgtaattattattagattctCTTTTTAAAACATGATTAATTTGATTGTCTATTAAATCTCAGTTGTTTCACGTTTTTGTATTCGATCCTTATCTAGGAAAAATTCCATCTTAACTTTTGTAACAGTCATGGAGAGATTTCTGAATGAATAAATACTTATCTTTTTGATCGTttatcatttgtttttttcaccTTGAAAATGATTTTCTATTGAAGAGAAAATCGTGCTGTAcgatataataatataatgaTCAAGTAGCAATAATTACAGTAAATGCAAAATTGAGCAAATTGACtgtaataacactaataacaCCTGAAAGTGAATATCGCGAATGCAGGTAATTTATACCATTTGTTGCTTCATTTTCAAGGCTAATGTAAGACATGGTTTTCCTTAGGGCTTTCTGTTTCGATTTCACGTTGTTTATTACCGATTAATAAATATGTGCGAATTTTTAACACTGATTATCACTTATAGTAATATGAAAGAATAAGCGATAAATGTTTTCGATAATAATGTGtccatattttattattacataatacATAGATACAATGTGTGTTagaatgattttcatctagtcgtATATGAATCTCTAatgtaaaatcaaaaattattatgtctccaattcggaaataagctttgacaataaaagtatattttcttgaacagtgtaacaatttagttgcataataacaaaatttttaaaagaaattaattgaaatttcacaactgacccatttgacatttattgacagaggattcaattgagcaaagcggcacaattttttttttgtatgtaaACCAATTTGATACGAATCATTTGAAAACACATTGTAGTATGAATTCTTTAACTACATACTACATACATTAATGAACAATCGAGTtgtgtaacaaaaatatattgaatCTTATGCTAAACTGGACGTCTTAACCACCATGCATGAGTTGGTTGGATATTTTTGAATCTCCCTTTATAAAAAACGGCgctttattcttattatttaaGACTGGGCTGTCCGAACTTCACCGACCCTGCCACTAAACCAACACCGGAAGAGGGCGCCACCCGTTCGTTGTTTTTCCCCGACGATGCGGTTTTTTCGGGCCATCCCCGTTTTAAGACCTTGTCACGCAACATTCGTCAAAGACGTGGTGAAAAAGTTGCCATCAATTTACCAAGTAAACGATTAAAGAAAcattaaatatgtttttacaCTATTAATTCCAGTCTACAGGgataaaaatacacaaatacCAGTGGACGATTCCTACAAATACTCTTCAGCCGCTTTGCCTGACCATGTCTATATGGACGCGATGGGCTTCGGTATGGGATGTTGCTGTTTGCAGCTGACTTTCCAAGCTTGCAACATCACAGAAGCCAGGACTTTATACGACCAATTGACACCTCTGTGCCCAATTATGGTAACTTTTCgcacaaaatttgaaaaatccaTGATAAATGCTGTTTTTACAGTTGGCTTTAACAGCAGCATCACCTCTTCACCGCGGCTTTGTCACGGATGTTGACTGTCGATGGAACGTGATTTCGTGTTCTGTTGATTGTCGCACCAAGGAAGAACGCGGTTTAGCACCGCTCAAAAACGATaaatttgtgataaaaaaGTCGCGTTATGATTCGATTGATTCGTATCTGTCGCCACAAGGCGAGAAGTTCAATGATGTGCCCTTGATATACGATCCCAAAATATACCAACAGTTGGTTGATAATGACATTGACCATTTGTTGGCTCAACATATTGCTCATCTTTTTATTAGAGACTCGGTATCCCTGTTTTCggaaaaaatcaaccaaaacgATGAAGAGGACACCGACCATTTTGAGGTAATTATTGATGttaatttgttgaaaatagGAAGAAATTTGAAGTAACTATCAACAATGAAAATATGTTTACTTCGAACTTTGTAACTCCTCTTCTCAAAGCTAAcctattattttcattcattcCAAACCAATTAATCCAACAACATATTTCATACGTATTGTAGCTTACGGCTTCGttaacttttgaaattttcaataattttaggaagttctaattaataaacactattaattcaaaaaaatttatgctAAAATCCATCAGTAACTTTCTTAACCACACTGTTCATAACCAACCAAtgtattttcaatttcttttacACTTCCCAATTTGAGTGTTCTTGACTTGGTAAACTTTAAATATTGGAGGATCATTCCCACTTTAGTCCATTTAGTTTCATTTGGTTTACTGATTTTTCTGCTCAATATTGAAACGCTTACTACAATATCTGGTCATGTATTGACAGTTACGTATAATAAACACCCAATTGCTTTTCTGTATTCTTCATTATCTCTTAACAATTTTGAATCCTTTTTTTTAGTAAGGATTCTCGAAGGTCTTGCATTTTTCATCTAAGGGTGGATTTTACATTCGTCCGATAATTTTATCCTGgggaaaattttgaaaaacacatTGTTGTAACAGTTGTTACTATAGTAATTATACCACGAATAACTTACCGGAGTTTATCTgacgattgtaaaatccacCCTTAAATACCTTGTCAATGTATCTTTCTTGATGAGTTTGAAACATAATCTTGTCTTCATCTCTTATTTGTAAATCTAAATTCTTTGGATTCTTTCAATTTAgtttctattaaaatattaacatcaatcaataatgaaaactttttGACGTCCTTGACTGATTGATTGTAAAATTTCACGacgaaagttttaaataaaaagacgAGTTGCAATGTTTCGTTCACATTATAAACATCATCAGGCTTTTTACTCGTTCAACTGAGTTGGTGTCAAGACGCGGTGGTTTGTGCATGTCTTATCATTaagttattgttaatttaatcttTTATTGTTCACTTCCAAGAATTTGAACGCGTAAAAAGCCTGATATAAACGAAACGTTGTAGCTCATCTTTTTTTAAACCCTTTTAAGGAACTTGGTCCTATCGTcgtgaaattttattacaataaatcaataaataaatccaattttcaatttttttcttggagtATAAACAAATATCGTGTTCCCTTTTTGAATGCAATATGTATTTTCAAATATGTCATTAATCCTTTCATTCCAACCTTTAAAGCTTCCTTTAAACCATAAATAAACTGAATAGGGATATTGCTAAAAAGTCGTACGCATTTTggggtttaattttttttattcatgcGTGAAGAAATTATTTCTGTTTCCACTTTTTCATTAATCTCTTTAATTCGTGAAACAGAtgaaactttttcttttttcatctCAGTGTCTTCCACAAATCcacaattttaacatttctatttctagttctatcaaaataaattcttaaCCAACAAATActaatttcagtgttttttcACCCAAGTTTTGCCTTTTTTCTTTTAGAATTCGTATATAAGTTGTTCTACCAATTGTTTCGATGTAACTCATATTTGGTTTTCTTTCATGCCACAATTCATATGGAGTTTTATTTACTGCTTTTGTAGTCTGTTCCCCAAATAGTTTACTGTATTCACTGCTTCACCCCAAAATATACTTCCAAAAGCCACAACATTTTGTATGGAGCTGTCTTTTGATGTGTAATTCCTTCTTTCTTAAAAATGTCTTCAATTTCATGATTCATGTTATATTCTCCACCTTCaactaaactaattatttttctttttctctcaaaaatgttcttattttcttaactttttccatgcaatatttcataaatttagCAATTACAGTCGCTGTTTAATGTTGAAATATATCTTTTCCTCCCGGGTGTAGTGACCTTCCGTTTTTGTTACATGCGACAGTTGATGATCTTCCAATAATAAACATTGTTACTCCTGCCTTTCCATTCTGAACCCAGGTGGTTTTCTGTTGCTTCTTGAGACACAACTTTCCATAATTCCTGTTTTATCAGCAGGAGTTCCATTTTGTACTTCCATATTTGATAGTTTATTTCGGTcaacttcaaaatttatagtttttatacTAGTGTGTCGGCCTttcgcttttattttttctatttttattgacCTTTTATTCGTATTTTACCACCACatattttgatgtaaatttgtagaaaatacgaagtaaaattcagaaaattgaACTTCGATCTTTTAACGAttatttaacttgaaaaataacagtttttttatttttatttgcagaaTATACAGTCGACCAATTGGCAAACTATGCGCTTTAAACCGCCACCACCCAACTCAACTATTGGTTGGAGGGTTGAGTTCAGACCTTGTGAAGTCCAAATAACCGACTTCGAGAATGCTGCCATTGTTtgttttgtagttttgttaACACGTGTGATTTTATCCTACAATTTGGACTTTCTAATTCCGATAAGCAGGGTAATATGGTTCTTTAAtgattaatagaaaaaataaaaatttattttaaacaggtGGACGAGAATATGCAAAACGCGCAAAAAAGGAACGCTTGCATGGAACAAAAATTCTGGTTTCGAAAGGAAGTTACGACTCAAATTAGTCCACCGGAAGCCAATGAGTGCTGTAAGAAGGGTACAACAAACTGTGAGCCTAAAAACTGTGATGTTTACACTTGTATGACTGTTAATGAAATTATAAACGGAAaggtaattttgtaaaatgattaatttcatttaaattacaatgttgGTTACAGGACGGCGAATTTCCAGGTTTGATTCCTTTAATTAATACGTATTTAAGTGGAATGGATGTTGATGCCGATACTCATTGTACAATTCAACAGTATTTGAAGTTTATACAACGTCGAGCTTCAGGTGAAATACTCACCACAGCTTCGTGGTTACGTAAATTCGTCACTGAACATCCTTCATACAAGTAAGTTAATTGATTCGAcatgtttcaatttttaattgcattttttacagCAAAGATTCGAAAGTAACAGAAGAGATCAATTACGATTTGTTGCAAACAATCAAAGGGATCCAATCTGGAGAACTGTCTTGTCCCGAATTACTGGGTTACTCTACAATGTCCAAAACAAAGGAAAATATTCCTTCAGCTTTGTCTTTGTCAAACTGTTAAAAACACGTTTGTTAATCCGTACTTAAAAATACACTCGATGCAAAATTAGGTAAACGTTAAACatgatgaaaataaaatcaccaTTACTTTGTCGTCGGACAAGTTATTAACGTCATGTCAGAATTTTTGCTGATACTAAAGattgtgaaaaaatcaagtgCTAATTTAACGGTTGTGATGGTATTAAATGCCGATTTACACTATTGTTTAccgaaaaactattttttttttaagaattgcTTGCTTTCCCTTTACGGTAGTAGTTCCTTCGATGACGAtcagtgttaaaaaaaattattaaaatttcagacGCGATGATCCTTATTAAAATCTTGGTCTAGTTCCATCGAACttgttgctaattttttttcataatccTTTAGTATCACAGAAAGTACTTAACTTGCAAATAACAGACTTGGTTAATTGTAAAATCTCGGCTATCGCCTCGTCAGGTATTTGCTTCGCATCAGGCGTTAGTAACTATTGATTGAGTTTTAATGTtaacttttgcaatttttttttattatgtagaTTATAGTATAAATACATCTGAAAGCATAACAGAGTATAGTGTTGTTTCTGTTGTATTGTCAGTATTTAAAGAAGAGCATTTagggtttttgaaaaatatttatatgaTGAAATCATTTGTTGTgtcaaaagtttttaataaaaaaaaatattttacttacatcatttttttgtgtccgACTGTACGCAGCATGTTTTATtctatttcatttttgtttgacTTGAGGTGgaataagaataaaatttacatCGGTTACGTAatacttaaaattttgtatgaagcaaaaatttattagctACACTTCGGGGATAGATACAATTGACAACATAGGGAACGTAGAAATAACAGTAAATTCTTATAAGTATTATTCGTTAATTTAGAACTGAGTaacatcaaataaaaatatttacaactaCAAATTTTGAGTAACTTTACTTTTCTCTTTGCCCGAGTGTGGCCAATTTATATGTATAAACAGATTATCTACATTGGAAAAGCAAAATGTATTTGCTGGAGCTTtagattttgatattttgtagaaattttgcATTCACAATTTCGAAATACGGCAACTACGGTATTGTTATGGGGAGAGAAGTAAATACAAGCtgaaatattatatttttgttgagctTTGCATGTCTCAAATTAATCTCCTGTACATCTGCCCACGTTTATTTCagtgtttgttttaaataatttgcatATGCTTGCATTCAAATTTGCGTTTGTAACTTTAAGGCATTGTTGCATCATGTACCCGGATCAAtgtaataacaaattaaaagaattgAATAATGGGTGTTGTGATCATACctacaaaaatcacaaaagctAGCTAAtgaaaatacaatgtgttcacaaatggttgttcatcaaatcgactatggaattcaaattacCACTTCGTCCAAATAAATATTACAGTCTCTGTTTCTGATTACTGTAAGGTGactaattttaacaaattcaaaatcaggacattaataaataataacaataatagtgtAAGATCTTAACATGAAAAAAGGGTTCTTGGTATTTTTGTCATCGCTGAATATCTACCTagtcttttgcttttttgcaaaatttttatcagaatCCATCCAAATCgcactaaaaattaatttattcgttGTGAGTTTTTTAAGCGATCAAGAGATTTTTACAACATGAGTTATTTGTAGGGTTTCTGCAGAGCAAGAACAAATCTGAACTATTCGGAACGAAAAAGTGTCCCAGAAATCGACGAAGAATGAACTATTTTTCTCGTTACCTGGAaactttagaattttttttaattaacattttcttaACTTTCagttatttctcgaaaactccAAAATCTCCGGGAATTTTTATTCGAGAAAAAAAGATCGATAACCCAGAAATCGTAATTAGGTGGATACGGATACCTTTGGTAGATACATTCTGTTCTCGTGGCAACTTATTCTCGGCGGTTTAATATGAATTTATCGATGGATGCCGCCGGTCGGTGGTATTatctatttaaaatgttaaataccGCTACTAACCTCAATGGTGTAAGTTTATAAAGGAAAGTTCACTGCTGCAAATTTATATTCAATTTCAAGACTCGATTGCTGAaacatatacagggtgacatGGCACGattttaaatcttaaaaatagttatttctgTAACAAGAGAACTTTAGCGGACGAATCGGATAAAGGAGAAGGTGACGAAGGATCTGAGTGCTTACTGAAATGAGTCCGCTAAATTATTTTGcgggtaattttttactttaactacTTCTGGATTTTCAAGCTGAAACTTACGCCAAACGATTCCTCTGAGTGCCCTGATGACCGTACACTATGAATTTTCTtgtgcaaattgaaaataacattacaaaaataatttttattttcactcatTTCACTTGAATcgccatttttgttgattttaaggGATACAACGTTCGCCACCAGGGTGTGCATGCGTTGCGTGTGCTTATTTCTGATTGGTTGTTATTGTTTAGCTTCAACAGGTAAGAATCGCACCTGCGTGTTTGTTATGATTATAACACCTTCGGGTATTCCCagaatgaatttaaatgacgtattatacctttttcattaaaaagtaggtgtattttttcatattttgcaatttgaatttatgtcTCTGTGCTCTGATTGGCTGATTGACGGAAGTGGGGATGCATTCCCGCATTTCCCTTCATGCAATTTACCAACAACACCACTCCATTACTATTTTACTTACTAGTGGTGAACaaggtatttttttgtgaGTGCTACGTTCTTGAGGTTAATTTACCAATCGTGGTGTGTATTTCCTTTTAGTTAGCTGGTGCGCAGCCCCAGCCTCCGGCCACGAACTGTACGGCACCCTAGCTCCATATaaaacactattccacgtgtcgagttccacgttttcgagtttaattggtcgtggggtatgtttccttttagttaactggggcgaagccccagccacgcgcaacatagttccataaaaaccactattccacgtttcgagtttaattgttcgtggggtatgtttatttttagtttgctggggcgaagccccagcctgtACCCTACGACCTGTACGCGCTGTAGatccataaaaatcactattccacgtttcgagttcaacattttcgagtttaatcgtccgtggggtatgtttatttttaggtcgctggggcgaagccccagcctgcGGGCTATCATCTGTAGGCGCCTTGCCTCATTTATAGTTATATTTACGGTTAATATCATTTATTAgagtgttaataaaatttaaaaagtctaGGTCAAGGTCATTCAAAgtcgaatttttcgaaaacgggGCATTTGCACAAACTTTCATGGTCATATCTTTGATCTAGAggctttttaaagcaaaatgcaaaaaaaaattttcaaaaatccagaagtagctaaagtaaaaatttaccatTTTGCGAAAGTGTTGaatacaaacttttttggTCCCAGCtctctaaaacaacaaaattgtaaaattacgTTTCCAATCCACCCTCATCATAAGTGCAGTCGATCGATGGCCCTAACAATGATtgatttattgaaacaataattattttttcaaataataaataaattatagtcCACAATGTGTTGCTATGACGAACTAGtcctttaaaataacattttgctGAGTCAAGCAGTTTCCaaagactgatccagaaatactatggcaacagatttgaaagtatttatGCTCGTAATTTGTAATATTGCAACCAAATTCGATTTCTCTTgccaattatttgacgtacaaccccacaagaatgttaaattggTGTTTAATGGAAGCGTACTCCATTGGTAtctgtaaaaatttaagtccagtgttgccaacagactcagtatttctggatcagtctgcactttatttttttaaatcttgcCATAATAAAGAATTCAACAACGCctttcgttttttaaaaatcacccAGTATTTAGTAATGGTTCTTGCGTAAAACTAGTTTAAACTGTTGCCTAGTGTAAAatgtaccaaaaaaatattcatgtAATAG
It contains:
- the Gclc gene encoding glutamate--cysteine ligase catalytic subunit; the protein is MGLLTEGTPLTWEETKKLAEHVRQHGIIQFINLYKRLKDRQGDVLKWGDEVEYILVKFNDEKKVARVSLRADEILTELNKKELENPETVKSLWRPEYGAYMIEGTPGKPYGGLLAHFNIVEANMRHRREEASQLLKADECLMTITSFPRLGCPNFTDPATKPTPEEGATRSLFFPDDAVFSGHPRFKTLSRNIRQRRGEKVAINLPIYRDKNTQIPVDDSYKYSSAALPDHVYMDAMGFGMGCCCLQLTFQACNITEARTLYDQLTPLCPIMLALTAASPLHRGFVTDVDCRWNVISCSVDCRTKEERGLAPLKNDKFVIKKSRYDSIDSYLSPQGEKFNDVPLIYDPKIYQQLVDNDIDHLLAQHIAHLFIRDSVSLFSEKINQNDEEDTDHFENIQSTNWQTMRFKPPPPNSTIGWRVEFRPCEVQITDFENAAIVCFVVLLTRVILSYNLDFLIPISRVDENMQNAQKRNACMEQKFWFRKEVTTQISPPEANECCKKGTTNCEPKNCDVYTCMTVNEIINGKDGEFPGLIPLINTYLSGMDVDADTHCTIQQYLKFIQRRASGEILTTASWLRKFVTEHPSYNKDSKVTEEINYDLLQTIKGIQSGELSCPELLGYSTMSKTKENIPSALSLSNC